Genomic window (Mangifera indica cultivar Alphonso unplaced genomic scaffold, CATAS_Mindica_2.1 Un_0017, whole genome shotgun sequence):
TCAGCCCCTTGTTACAGAGCATACTACATGTCCTGTTGTTGAGACCCTAATCACCTAGACCATTTATCTTCTTGGGGTTCAGGAGTATGCTCTTAATTACCGCACATATGAGTGTCCATTAGCTACACCTATTCTATCCCCATTAGATGTTGTGTTGGCCCGATAAGGCAATATGTATTACGTGAGATTTTCTATTTACAAGATCAGATGTCTATCATGCGAAAGTAGATATCTTCTCAGATATCCcaattagaggatcgtatgactcatTTGGATGATATTGTCATGTGTACACGACTATCTCTAATTGACCATCTAACAAAGCCACATCTCATTTATTCCTCTTATAAATTGCATTTACTTGTTTCCCTAACATGCATATTAACTTCATGCAGGGTGCTCACAACGGTATTGGTAGGGCCTCACCCATTGACcctttgattttattatgtCTCCCACATGAGATCtacaattaattgttttttacaatattttatatgaaatattgttactatattttatatgaaatatcattgacaaattgttattattatttgtatagagTACTAGCCATGAAGGGGTATTGGTTGGTCATTTGGTTACATCACCTCCCCCATCTGAAGGTTGTCATTTAttgttgttactatatttttttgaattgtaattgatcaatttgtttaaatattcgAATAGAGTATTGGTCATGACGAGGTTTTGGTTGGCCCTTCAGTTGCATCATCTCCCCTACCTAATGTttgtaaattattgttattattatattttatatgaaatgtcattgattaatttgttattaatattcatataaagtACTACCCATGAAGAGGTATTGATTGAGAGTTCTCCCCGTACACCTTCTTAGACTGTGgaggtaatatatatatatatatatatatatatatatttatttatttatttataaaatgtcattaatcaatttgttattaatattattatgtatatttaattttttttctttttttaaagataagCAGTTATGTTAATTACTGAGATCCCTAGCTTAGTAATGTCgataatgatttttttagaccgataaatttgatcaattaacacatactttgacctcattaattaacCTAAATCTTAGATCCTAACTTGTTTATGATGTGACATTATCTGATTAATTGAACATATATGAGTTggattcattttattaattcagAAGACTTGACTAGATTTGACTATACTTTCCGTTAGATACCATTGGCATTTTTCATTATAACACTTAATCTTCCATCTCCCTGTGTCAAACTTAAGCACTCTGTATTAAAATCTTGTCtcaagggcaaattggtccacaacatatttaaagtgtttttagTCATGAAAAATGTCACCAAATTTTACATCATTTCCCTCTTGGATCGATCTTgcaccacttgatgatgttaaAAGTTGTGGAGAAAAATCGAGAAGCCATTTAAATGGATCAGTAGGGGCATTGTCAAAAAACGGTCTTGAACAATTTTCACCACTCATAATAAGATCTTCAAGATGTAGACTATTTATATCACAATTGCCTTATCAAAAGGAATATCAATCATCTCGTTCCCATCGAAGTCACCTTAGTTTGGAACCCTTTCTTTGTCTCCACGAGCCCATTCGTCAGCAATATAAAATGcatcattattgaaatcaatcaactttttccAATCagattcttttttcacttcaccgatttcttctgtttcttctgcctcttcttcttcttgtctttTGATCGgggtatatgtaacaaaaacaagaataaattCCTTAAAGTATTGAGACATACTGATAAAGCCTTGGACGTCTTCATTATTTTCGATTTGTATAGGACATTCAAGCTCAATTCTTCTTGGTTTTATACAtagttgaatgtagtttttgatTGGATCAATATCGCAATGTTCACTTAAAAGTTGGATAAATCCCTCAAAAATTGTTCTAGAGGGAGTTTTAACCAATTGTTTACAACCTTCAACATACTTATTTGTGTTCTCATAACGTTGGATCCATTCTCCTTAGAAACAAATAACAGCATAAccagtcattttaattattaatcatacaatgaaaaatttcagagaaaaattaaacatttataaatttttttttcataataaccatttattaatatatatgccACCTTTAAATTCCCAACATGTCATTAAATGCCCcgatatattatttgaaaccaaaatgttaatttcatatCTTGGTTAATATCCAAATGACCCTtagatttttctaaaattttatttaactctctataattacctaaaattttatttaacgcTCTCATATGTTgacttatatcaaaatgcatctatatattactaacatttcaattaaaacatttttacatTGTTTAACATTATAATGTCTGCCATATTtgcctaaaattttatttaatgcgttataattatctaacatttcatttattaccctcatatgttgttttgtatcgaAATACATCTGtatattactaatattttagttaaaacctttttatactgtttaatatcaaaatactccaatatttttctaatatttcatttaacccctataatttgCTAACATTTCAGTTAAcatctttatatgttttcttatatCGAAATGCATCtatatatttctaacatttcatttaaaaccttcttataatgtttaatattatcatacccccatatttgtctaaaattttgtttaagtccctataattatctaattttttttaacacctTCATATGTTGACTTGTattaaaatacccctatatttttttaacattttatttaaaacctttatacattgtttaatatccctatatttttctaatattttgtttaacccctaaattattatcaaatatctaaataccttttttacataacatacaaactagatttaataaataaaattaagctttgagttaagatttgtataaatacttttttcttacgaattgatttttccgactcaaatttaaaaatactaattttttctttcgaACGAATCTAcagtatcaaatattgagtaaaaataaaaatgaaaataagtagcttaatgatataagaaaaatatgtgAGTGAGGGTTCATATAGAAGTGACGAATGGTagttgtgatattttaaaaaatatttggggtatttttgtttgaaagtttgaaaagtggatatttttgcttaaaatggGGGCAAAATGggtaattatattaatttcccTATTTTTAAACACACCTAGCAatgttatcttattttttcatttacaaGATAATTTCTTCTAACCATAATCTGTGATCATGTCCGTATAATCCCTAAAGGGTTGGTCATTTATACTTATCCTGAATTTGTGGTCgttctaattaattattgataataacaCGAAGAAATGAAGGTAAAATTAGGTTAAATAATGTTTAATAGCATTAATAAGCCAACAGAGTAGATAGATAAGATGAATGCCGCACGTTTTGAGAGGTaaagatccaattttttttccGGTAAAAGCTGGAAAAATGCAACTTTTCAGTATGAGCCAACGGGCATTCATGGCTACAACATCACTGGCTGGAGCTCTCAGATCAATTCCAAGGGCTAGTTTTAGTTCTGCTTCTGGTTCTGTGAAATGGGATGGTGGGGTTTCAATGGTACAAGGAGCTTCGAGAGGAATTGGCCTTGAATTTGTGAGTATTACCTTGTCTTATAATCAACCTTTTCAGATTATATCACTTTTTGATCAAATTCTTGTTCATACTTGGCTTATTGACACATGTGATTGGACCCTTCAAGGTGTATAATAGCATGGCTTGAAATGGTTAAATTTCCTCTTGGTTTGTACATGCTTAGACATTTTCTTGAAATGGGTTGAGTTACAGTTAGAATGGAGTTCATAAAGTGGAGTTTATGTTAGATATGGTGCTCGTGGAATGTTCATATGTGTTTTGTTCCTTACTGAAATTTTGCCACTTTCGTTATGGCTCGACATGTAATCTGGATGGTAAAGTTGAAGGCCAATTTATGTGCTATGTTTTATCTAACTTTAGTCATAGTTAACTTATTGAATTTCTGGTGTTGCTAAACAGTCTTGGTAGAAAAGTCAGTTGCTTTGGCAAGGGAATATGATGGTCACAATTCTTATGGAGCTTAAAGTTAAAATCTTGACAGTTGGATAATAAATTTGTGATATTAGGCTTGtggtttctaaaatttaatcttgtgCAATCGTTCAGTGGGTATCTTTGACAGCTTAAGAGTTATTGTGAAGATGGtaaatttgaattgtgttttatCAATTACCACCCACAGGCTCTTCCATGGACCTTTTCTGATTCACCTCTCTGGGATCTTTTTGCTTATGTGTTGCTTTTGTGCCTGCTGGTTTTTTGTGTCAGAGGTTCTGTTATATGGTGCACAGCCAGGcaatttcatcttatttaagatgaaaaataggttaaatttgATATCTTACATAGCATTCTTAGGGATAGTGTGTTCTTGGCAAGCCTCTTTTATCATTATAAGATAGTAGTAGCATACACCATTTGACTATATGCAACTGTTCAGAAAGCAACCTGTAGTTGTATTGGTACCTTGGTTTAGTTTCTTGGTGTCAAAAATTTGCTATCTGAAAACATTTATCTCATTCTTACGAATATGCTCCCCTTGAATGATGTAAAAATCACCACTGAAGCAAGGCAATGCATTGTTGACTTGTCTATTTTTTTGTCTGATATAGGTTAAGCAACTGCTAGAGAAAAATGATCGAGGGCATGTTATTGCCACCTGCCGTAATCCAAATGTGGCAACAGGGcttcttgatttaaaaaataagtttgcTGAAAGACTTGACATTTTACAGTTGGATCTGACAGTTGAAAGCACCATAGAGGTTGGATTGCTCTCATTCTTATGCTTTGCCTATATCTTTTGTGTTGTGCTTTTCTTCTATGATTCCTCTGGCTAAATGTTTCCCTTCAACTACCTTTACTAGCCTAATTTATggaaatttcttttctttctttctttcctttgttTTTCAAAAGATCATGAAAATTCACACCTGTATTTTTTATTGAGAATGCGACTGTGTGTCTTTACCATTAATCATATTCCTCTTTTCTTCTGGGAAACAAGATGTTCTATGGAATTTTGTTCTCTTTGGCTTCCTATTTTAACAATTGGAAAGAATTGATTAAATTTGTGTCGTCTGATTTAGCATTATATTTCAGGCATCAGCAAAGTCTATTACAGAGAGATATGGCTCCTTAAACCTTCTGATTAATGCATCTGGCATTCTTTCAATAACGAATGTATTGCAACCAGGTAGTTTTGATGAATCAAGTAAAACCTTAATGTATAGTTGAACTAGTTTacctttttctatttattattagggcttataacttattttctttgtttctcaGTACAGAAACAACATTGAAAAAAGTAGAAAGATCATCTTTGATGCTTGCTTATGAGGTTAATGCAGTGGGTCCTATTCTGGTGATGAAGGTGTGCTCACTTGTTACTTAAAAATCTTTGGCTATTTTGTAATGGAAATGGTATgatgaaaaaaagaagagaaagaatcCTGTTTTTCGTGGATTTTTCTTCGCTGTTGAATCCCAGCTCCTCCTGATGACATTATCAATGCTCagcttttttgttttaatttactTTTGAGTTTGTGGATTTGTGTcatcaattaatattatcattatgTGCTTGCTTTTTCAGCATATGTGGCCTCTTCTTAAGGCTGGAGGAGGGACTGGGACTGAAAGGGAAGTAGCAGTTGTGGCTAATATAAGTGCCAGAGTAGGATCCATCGGGGACAATCGCATGGCAGGTTGGCACTCCTATCGTGCATCGAAGGCTGCCCTTAATCAGTGTAAGATCTTTGCTATGAATTATTGATTGTAATGCCGAATTCTATCAACATTTGATTCTTCTTTCAAGTGTTTCTAGCAATGAATGTACGATTCCTTTGTGCAATTCTTGTTTATTAATCTGTTGACTGATGTTTGCAGTGACAAAAACTGTGTCGGTGGAGTTTGCTCAAAGGAAAGATCCAGTTATATGCATTCTGTTGCATCCAGGCACAGTGGACACTGATCTCTCCAGGCCATTTCAGAGAAATGTTCCTGCAGGCAAGCTGTTCACCAAGGAGTTCTCAGTGCAGAAGCTTTTAAGCATCATTGACAACACAAAGAAGCATGACAATGGCAAGTTCTTTGCCTGGGATGGTCTAGAAATTCCCTGGTAGTTATTGCAATTTTTTCTGGAAACACAGGAGGAAGTAGGAAGCTGTTAACAAATAGAATTGCAATGAGCAGTTGCCAAGTAAAGGTGCATGCTACCAAAATGTTCTTGAAATAAGTCTCTCGATCTGAGCTTTACACCTGATGTATAGCCGTGCCAAGCTACAATGTTTTCAGACTTGGTCCACACATTGACTCGATTAAGGGCCGGTGAGGTAGATTACTATTTagatcaacataaaaaataatctttaaaataattgtttatttaatcatatatattctaaattatatttacttaatttGACCTGAGGCACACATATAATCTGTATTGGCAAGGTGCTGTTAGGTTCAAATTCCAACAATTGCGCAGACTATACattctttggttttttttttttttttgggttatgaGTCGAATCATTTACAGTATGGCAAGCTTCAAGTGTAGTGTAATCTTGACATGGTTGTGGGTTGTATCAGACTATATTTGGTGCTGTCTGTTATATCTTGCCAAGGTCTGCGGCATGACAAGGCCCAAGTATGCCCTAGGGTCCTAGGTCGTGCCTCTATGGGCTTTGGCAGGTCTATTCGTATGCCTTATGGGTcagtttgatatatatatatatatatatatatatatatatatatatatatatagagagagagagagagagagagagagagagagagagagagagagagagagagagaggtatttttaatttcttttattttttacggGTTGTGCTTTCCTGAGGGAGCCAGGTTCGGCCATTGGCCTTGGGCATGTCTAGTCTAATCAATGCCAAGAGAAACAGAAaactttttttaacaataatattttatgtacaaatattttatttataatttttttatataaattaatttattaaaataattatttcacttcaaattagagattaaaaaaaaaaacttagagagATTgcattaaacaattatatttgtTCCATCCGTTtgttagaaataattttttgaaaggagtttataaaaaaaattaaaattaggacAATGCTTAGATCTTAATCATACGATTCGTCTCCCCAACGTCATCCAAGTGTCTTTTGTTGTCGTCCCAACATTGTCTAAATGTCCTCATTTTCGCTTGAGCATCATATGGTCGTCGTCATGATCAAATCGAGCATTGTGATTGAGATCGATGAATCATAGGACATCCCCCTTTGAGCGTAGGACAAAGATAAAAGCGGTCgctatttcttcttcttatgcCATCCACAAAAGATGGGTGGGGAAGGTCAGCTTCGATAATTGGAGAAGCAcctgtaaaaaatttcaaaccctaagAGGGGATTcgttatttttcaaaccttaagtgggggatgagagaaaattattagatttttaaataagaagaaatgtgatagatttttactaaataatgattttacccttgtagtaattataaaaattaacagatagatgagtgtttgagtttgataatattaatgggtaaaaacttgagaaaagacTAAtcttttgggtgaaaataagtcccttggccattataataaataataaaattatgtacacaaatattgatgtgtcatcatgtgattgtaTATAATAACTGAAATAATAATACTTAATGAAATTACAATGAGTACAAATGAAGATATAATGCAAatattgacatattattatatgattaatctttttaaattaaagaaaaaatatcaataaattatatttatatgaatgtaacagaattgaatttatatatatatatatatatatctatatctgTTGAGATGATTAAAGATTGAAAAGATGATGCATCCATTGGCAATGAAAACAAGAgcatttttcactcaaatttcaTAGGAGAATAGTGAAATTTTTGTCCATCTATTCATCCACTCTATTGAAATTTCTATATCTCATTCAATTagaattcaatttcaaatcattttcaatACATAAAACCAATgtttttgaaactaaattagACATGAACCTGGTGGAGGGACTGGTATTATCCAACCGATAATCAGACTAATTGATTGGTGATCAATTCGgttaactgtttaaaaataatattaaaatttttttgtataatttatcattgaATTTATACTTagagttattttattaataaacttaatttgataatatatttgtttaaaactGATAAGTGAGATTTTAGgttcaaatctcaataatgattaaaaaatttgatttcttataTTGACCTAGTCTAACTCTGAAAACGTTTTCAAATGGACTGGATATATTTTTACTAACAAGTGATAGTGCAACTGTTAGGGCCTATTTTTATGATTCCAACAAGATAAGATAAACTACAAAACTATCAAGAGGAGAACATCAGAGAGAATATTGAAAGCTAAAGTTTAAGAATGGAGggtaaaactactatttttgaaaattctagaGGGTTGCTgcagtttgaaaaatatggaaaccctgtGTTTAGGGGAggggaatgttacttttcaaagtttaaaaagtttaagtaaggatgaaattgttagtttttaaaactttggggagaaaattaataaattttatatctttttaacattaacagtaaaataatgatatttataatgattattaatttgaatatcaatgatgatatattattatgtgattgagtgattttaaattaaaggtagtaaaaacaaaaacaaaaaagaaaaagaaaattgtgtgGCACGATTTGTAAACACATTTTAACCCTTATAggatataaataatactttttaactgaaaatcaatttaattaattaaaaaaatcttaacacAGTACCATAAAGTGAAATTACTATATATACctacgattttattttttaaaattaccataTAACtgtaaattaacaaataattaaaaatcaaaattatatggaaaccctcttatttttctttcttttcatgctTACCCCCTTATTTGGAAACCCTAATTACCAATGACCCTTCTTTACCATTGTCACAATCTTATCACTTTCAATCCCACCATCTTATATAAGTTATTGGCAACAACCCATATAGACCAGGGACTCCTCAAAGTGATGTAACAATATGAAagtgaggaagaagatgaaaagcaaaagagaaaaagaaaacatcatGGTCAGAATTATGTTTTGAACTGGTTAGCAGAGAATTGCAGATCCCATAGTGATGGAAGCTCCAGCACCAAAAAGCCTAAAGAAGAGCCACACACTCCATAGGGAAGCCTTGTGAGTCACTTTCTCAACTAAAATTGGTGatcagtttttgtttttatttttctcttatttttagtAACAAGgaagctttacttgaattgaattatcattttaaggTTGAACCTATCAACCAAGCAAATAAAATCTTAAGTTTTGATATATCGTTGGCTAAATTTGAATTCTTACTCTTATATTAGAATCTCTCTTCTTTAccatttgaaaaacttttttttctgcatttcttttcttttgatttaaacattttaaaccaaaattcattattattataaatattgtttCCATGCAAAAGGCCATGCACTTTCAGTCTCGAAAGCCGTAAAGTTAAATTATGGGCATGGGGTCGTCTCGTCTTGAAGCTATTCAAATTGTTGATTGACCTCATTTtctattcattttaattttcttttccattagTGCTTGTCTTTGTCTCATCATTTGAGCTTTCACAATGATCAGTAGTTCTTTCAATTTAAATCACTGAACCAATGATTTTTTAGGGTTGATAAGAAAGACACTTCAATTATGAGAATGTGCtttctttataatttgtttCCCCACTACCCCCCTATTACAATAATATACCATGATACTAACTTTCGCATCTCTTATAATAACACAAGACAAAACCTCTCTTCATCAATTTGTGGCTGAAATTCATAAGGGTGGATGTACACTTAGccgagtttgaatattttttagttcaagattagtataaataaaaaaatagggtAATTTGTGTTCGGTTTAAGTTCATTGAGTCAATAATATAGTTAAAGTTTAACTCAATCTTTAAGTTCGAAGTTTAAAACTCGATTTGAGTTTATTATTcgaatttataacttgaatttatagcttaaatttatgacttgttgacaaacaatatcattttatccaataatgagtaaaacaatattgttttgataattatttgatatatctcGAATCAAATagtgaatcaaattcaaaccaaatcaaattatcattcgACTTATAAATTAGACTGAACCGAACTCTCTCTATCTTGAGTTTAACTTGTATTCATGATAAATATGTTAAAccttttaactcaaactcgatttgaatacGATGTAAATGAATTCGAGATAAGTTGAGATGAGCCAACCAACTTTTGAAACTTAGTTAGCTTGTTCGAGTCAAGCCCTACAAATTCGTCTTTAGAATGAATTGATTTACGCTAGTTAAAGTTTCTGGGGTTGACCCCTAGCTCAGCAAAAATGTTCAACAgttcaacttaattttatcGACAACAAAATGTCACACAGTGAAATATAGATCTCCTTTTGCATTCTTGAATAcccttttgtttatttttatgatagttattcataattaaaaaatgattttaattagaGATTAATATTGTGAGACCttaaaaatgagaatgagattgaaattaaattatgatgttGTCAAATGGTGATTGATGCTAACAATATCTATGCAATCGGAACACTGGCTCAGCCTTGTGGTACAACCTATGTGGGTCTCCGACACCACACCAGGGTGATTAAATCTGGTTTGATTGTTGAAGTTAAGcccataaaaaattttagactaAAATTTAGGACCTTCTATTTtggtttcatatttttttgtttagatctaggtcattaaaaattttggactTCGAGCTTATTATGGGccaatttgtaattttaaaaaacctgCAAAAACACTCTTGTAAAGTTGTAAGTTTGAAAATCTGATAAATACAAtcctatttataataaatttttgtgtctggttatttaaactcaaacctgataatttaattaaaaaaatattttatccaaGCTTGTTTGCGGCCAGAATTTTGTTGCGcttgaaatttattttgttggGCCTAAAAATCCGGCTTCGGGCTTATCTAACCCAATTTACAATCCAACCAGCAACCATCTTCAACTTAATTCTTAAGGACAAATCTATCAAAAGATTATTCGGACGGGCTAAGAAGGAATTAAAAgcccaaaattaaaattggcCCATGGGTTGGAGTTTCATCTTCTATTGATATTATTGTATGAATTTTGTGACTGGTTCCATCAAAATTTTTAGGCCAGAATCATGCCTTCAACCGCCGGAAGGATTGGTTTGCAGATCGACTAATCCGTCTGGTCAATGAGACTAATAactttaatatgatataattaaaattatatttaatatattacaaCGTTTGACAATgataaattcaagttttaaaacaatggttttaacagaagttgaaatttgaaataattacGTATAATTTGCTACAGACACACGCCTTTAGCCATGCACCCCTTTAAAGGTGGCAATGGAAGGCCGAAAATGGCAATATTTGACGTGTCATGGGTTGTGCCATGACAAAGCCTCAGAAAAATGTAGGCCCACCAAAGCCTAAGACCTGTGATATAGCCCACGACAAGACCAGTTGGGCCTCGGTGGcctttttattcatatttcctAATCTATTCATATTCAAAAAGTCCTTTGTAGGGAAATGCATAAACCATAGGGAAAAAAGTTATCAAAGGAAAAGGaggaaatgttttttttttttttgttattaatcaAAAACTTTATAGATTGAtagatagagaaaaaaaaatgttgaaaatgtgATTGGTCACACATCCTTgatttataatattgtattttctttttatatacctaaacCATAAACCATATTGgacaaaatagtaattttctagttctaattataaaatgatttcatttgatttgagattttgtcaaaccctttttttcttttttctttttttcaatttaatttaaaaaattttctaaatcgAATTGTGCATAGCCTTAAGAGGGGGAAGTTctaacatcaaaccttaggggtGGCATACGTATACGTGACCTTTCGTAAACTTGACTTGGTTAGCCGTATTGGACTTATGAAATAGTATTATAAAACCTAGATTGGATTGACAAGTTTGATCGAATACTGGTAAAAGTTTAAGCTATCAATCTGGATTGGCTACGGTTAAACTAAGTAATCATGATGGGTCACAATTTAACTGCTAAGTCAGTTTGGTTTGACTAATATGATAACATCAACATAACATTAATATGACCaaatcttcttttcaaattttaattatattcgaTACTAAAATCATTGATTTGTATGTCCGATTGACCCACAGCTAGGTCATTGAATCAGATTAAGGCCTGATCTAGGTTTGGTTAGGAAACATTGTTATCATAGTAGTTGAAACACGTATagtattatgtatcaaaaacttaattttgtgtATCATATATtgcaaaatatgtttttttgaaaataaggtaataaaaaataattaacatatcatcatttcGGAAAACATCACAAACAatccctaaaattaaaaattttttagatacattctgattatatcatcatttctctaaaaaaatatattaatatgtattgGTACTATATCTTGTATTGTACGATATATCTACCATACTgtattaatacaatacaatttattatacatattatttttacctGTATtgtattttatcatatgatactTATCATATATCATAACTGGAAAATTGTACAGTTGATCTTCTTCATTCCTTTTTGAAACTTCTCAAACAAGTGGCTTCTTTTCCCTTCTCTCCAGAGAATTAAGTTAAAATGTTAGGGTTTGCACATTGTCGTACTCTCTGCTTTCCGAGAATTACTAAGAAGTAAAGAATGAAAGTCTCTAGTTTTTGAGGTCTTTACTTAATGCTGTGCTGTTTGGTTCTCGAGAAAATTTTGTATTGGAAAGGAAAGTATGAggataaaattaactaattttagcTTGAATTATCCTTTTTGCATGTGCAATCGTGGGGAAATGGAAAGTGAATAAGCTAACATGTTTATGTCTCTTGGCTTGACTTACATTTATCATTTGTTGGTTTCTGAGAAAATGCTGAGAATCAATAGCGCCAAAGCTTGTAAATTACGAAGTTTAGAACTAGTATTCAGGTTTCTCTAAAGAAATGTGTGGgctaattgttttttttttctttctttcttttgttaattttatggAGGTGTGTAAATT
Coding sequences:
- the LOC123205836 gene encoding uncharacterized oxidoreductase C663.09c-like, translated to MPHVLRGKDPIFFPVKAGKMQLFSMSQRAFMATTSLAGALRSIPRASFSSASGSVKWDGGVSMVQGASRGIGLEFVKQLLEKNDRGHVIATCRNPNVATGLLDLKNKFAERLDILQLDLTVESTIEASAKSITERYGSLNLLINASGILSITNVLQPETTLKKVERSSLMLAYEVNAVGPILVMKHMWPLLKAGGGTGTEREVAVVANISARVGSIGDNRMAGWHSYRASKAALNQLTKTVSVEFAQRKDPVICILLHPGTVDTDLSRPFQRNVPAGKLFTKEFSVQKLLSIIDNTKKHDNGKFFAWDGLEIPW